One Haloarchaeobius amylolyticus genomic window, CCTGTCGGAAGGAAGGCATTCCGCGGAGTCTCGAAGAGATCTCCGAAGTCTCCCGTGTCGAGCGCAAGGAAATCGGCCGGACGTACCGCTACATCTCTCAGGAACTCGGTCTGGAGATGAAACCCGTCGACCCGAAGAAATACGTACCGCGGTTCTGTTCTGAACTCGAACTCTCCGAAGAGGTCCAGACCAAAGCCAACGAGATCATCGAGACGACCGCCGAGAAAGGGCTCCTCTCGGGCAAGTCTCCCACTGGCTACGCCGCGGCCGCCATCTACGCCGCGTCGCTCCTCTGCAACGAGAAGAAGACCCAGCGCGAGGTCGCAGACGTCGCACAGGTGACGGAGGTCACCATCCGGAACCGGTACCAGGAACAGATCGAAGCGATGGGCATCCACAGCTAGGACCGCCCGACATCCTCTCTATTTTTCGCCCGGCGAGCGACAGCGTTCGTTCTGTTTCGATTACACGACTGTAGAATAGTTGTCTGATTGATACCTACTCGGCGTAACCGTTAACATAGCAGCCGACCACGATTGGGCGATGGGTCTACTCATCGGTACACTGGACGGCCTCTTCCACGTCGGCGACGGGTTCGAGACCGTCGAACGGCCGCTCGAGGAGCGGGTCAACCGCCTCCACGTGTTCGGCGACGAGGCGCTCGCGGCGACCTCGGCCGGCCTCTATCACTCCGAGGGTGGGTGGGAGTGGACGAAGGTCGAATCGTTCGCCGGGCCGGTCCACTCGATGGCGACCACGCCCGACGGGGACTGCTGGTACGTCGGTATCTCGCCCGCGGCCGTGTACGTCTCCGAGGACGGCGGCGAGACGTGGACCGAGTCGGCGAGCTTCCAGAACCTCCCCTCTCGGGACCGCTGGCGGGACCGCGCGCCCGGGAACGACGCGACGGTCCGGACGATGGCCGTCCACAGTGGCGCGCCCGACCGCCTCGCGGTCGGGGTCGAACCCGGCGGCGTCTTCGTCAGCGTCGACGGCGGCGCGACGTGGAACGAGCGCTGTGCGGGCGTCCACGACGACGTCCATCACCTGCTCGCGCTCGGGGTCGACGAGTACCTCGCGGCCACCGGCAACGGCCTCTACGGGACCGACGACGCGGGCCGGACGTGGCTCCGGCAGGACACCGACTTCCGGGACTTCTGGTTCAACTACTTCCGGGAGACCGTCGCCCACGACGGGACCCTGTACGCGGCCGCGAACGGCTGGGGCCCGGCGTCCCCCGGTGGCGCACTCTTCGAGGCGTCGGTCGACGGGACGGGTCGCGAGGCGACGCGGGTGCCCTACCCCGGCGAGAAGGAGTCGTTCGTCGTCTCCTGGGCGGTCGACGACGACCAGGTGTACGCGGGGACGATGCGCATCCAGGACGGATTCGAGCAGCACGCGCCGGGGCAGGTGCTCCGCCGGGAGGAACACGGCTGGATACAGGTCGGGGAGGTCCCCGCGGCAGCCCGGTCGCTCGCCACGATTTAAATCCGAAGCCGCGGCCAGCTCCCCCGTGCGCTGACGACCTGCCCGGCCACAGACGCGGGTGTGCGACACGCTGTGGGCCGGGACCGAGCACGACCGACCCCGGTCGCGTGTCGCCTGTTCGCCACGGCGATGACTGAACATTGATGAGCGTCAGGGACGTACGGCAACCGAATGCGGCTCGACGACTACATCGAGAGCCTCGAACCCGACGAGGACGCCAGGCGTCGGCAGCTGGCGAAGGAGAAGTCCTACGCCATCACCGACTACCTGCAGGACTTCCAGTCGCAGTTCGAGGAGACCGTCCAGGGTGACTCCCTGTTCGGGGCGACCGCGCCCTCCATCTTCGTCGGCCGGACCAACTACCCGCGGGTGTCGACGGGCCTGCTCTCGCCGGTCGCCGAGGGCGACCCGACGGACTTCGTCACCGACGGCGCGTGGTACCAGCAGGGCCTCGGCGTCGGCGACGTGGTCGAGCGCCGGACCGGCCTGCTGAACTCGACCCGGCGGGCCAACGTCGACGTGAACGACGTGTGGGACGGCTTCGTCGGCGTCCAGCGCGAGGTCGCCATCGCGGGCGACCCCGTCGACCTCGAGATCGGCCTCGACGGCAAGCCCGACCTCGACCTCGACGTGGACGAGGGCATCGCGACGCCCCGGGGGCCGCGAGCGAAGGCCACGTCGGTCGACCTCACCGAGAACCCGTACGTCCCGCGCCCGGTGAAGAAGACGCTGGAGGACGACGACTGGCAGGCACAGGGCGCGATGACCTACCTCTACCGCCGCGGCTTCGACGTGTACGACGTGAACCGAATCCTCTCGGCGGGCGCGCTCGGCCAGGGCGAGAACCGCCGGCTGGTCCCGACGCGCTGGTCCATCACGGCCGTCGACGACACCATCGGCCAGTTCCTCCGCGGCCAGATACGCCACGCGCCGAGCGTGGACTCGGTCGAGGTGTGGGAGAACGAGTTCATGGGCAACCGCTACTGGGTCGTCCTCGCGCCCGGCCAGTGGGAGTTCGAGCTGGTCGAGATGAAGGCGCCCGGCAGCGTCTGGAACCCGGCCGAGTCCGGTGACATCTGGATGGGTAGCGCCTCGGAGGGCTACGAGGGCCGGACGGGCTACGTCGACGAGACGGCCGGTGCGTACTACGCCAGCCGCCTCGGCGTGCTGGAGCACCTCGCCGACCGCGGCCGACAGGCGAAGTGCCTCGTCCTGCGCGAGGTCAGTGACGACTACTGGGCGCCGGTCGGCGTCTGGCAGGTCAGAGAGAGCGTGCGCAACGCCTTCGAGGGGGAGTACGGTGAGGCCGAGACGTTCCACGGGGCGGTCCGGACGGTCGCAACGCACCTGCCCGTCTCGCTGAACCGCCTGCGCCGGAAGTCCGAACTCGTCGCGGGACTGCAGGCGTCGCTCTCGGACTTCTAGCGTCGCCTACCGTCTGAGCCATCGGGTTTATCTCGACACGGTCCTTGGCAACTAGTGACATGGTCTGGTCACCACTGCTGGTGGACTTCGGCGGGCAGACGCCCGCCGTCGCCAGCCTGCTCGCGCTCGTCGTCGTCTCGCTGGTGCTCGATTACTACTACCAGCGCGTGGGCCTGCGGTAGCGTCTCAGACGTCCTCGACGTTCGCCCACGCCTGCTCGACGAGTTCGCCAGTGTCACTGACCAGTTCCTCCCAGGTCTCGTCGTCGGGCGCCATGCCGAGCAGCCGGGCGATCTTCATGATGGAGACGTGGTAGACGTGCTGGCGGCCGGGTGCCTCCTCCCAGACGACCACGTTGCAGGGCATGATGCCACCGATCTCCTTCGAGATGTCCAGTGCGCGGTCCGCCATCTCCGGGTGGCAGGCACCGAGCACGTAGTACGGGTCGTGCTCGGAGCCGGTCTTCTCCTTGATGACCTCGGACGGCGAGAACTCGACGAGCGTGCCGAATCCGGCGTCCGCGAACGCCTCGCGGACGTGCTCGATCGCCTCCTCGTGTTCCATCTCGAGTGTCGCCTGTTTCTTGCCGAGGTCGTCGTCGCTCAGCTGGTCGGGGTCGATGTTGAGTACCATCACCTGTAGAATTGCACGCACCGCCCAAAAGCGTGTCTCCGTGGCCGCGCCTACAGCGGAATCGGTAGCCAGCGCAGCCACCCGATGACGGTCTCGGGCGGGATGAGCGGTTCGTGGAGGACGAGCCAGTCGAGCAGCACGAGGCCCGCACCGTGGGCGACGATGGAGGGGAGCAGCGAGTCGCTCTTGTAGTCGACCGCGCCGAACAGCACGTCGGTCGGCCCGGAGAGCACCATCTCCAGCGGTGGCTTCCCGACGTGGTGGAGCATGTAGACGAACGGGCTGATGAGCGCGGCCTTCATGCCGAACCGCTCGCCGACGCCGACACAGAGCAGGCCGCGGTAGTACGTCTCGACCGCGACGACCAGCATGAACTGCTTCGCCGCGTGGACCGCGAACTCGTCGAGGGCGACGGCACCGGTGGTCCACTCGCCCCACATCGGGTAGTACGCCCGGATGCCCGGCAGCGAGGAGCCCACGACGTAGAACGGGAGGACGAACGCCGCGAGCAGGACGGTGTTCCGGACCGCCGGCCAGTCGACGTGGTAGCCGATGTTCTTGCCGTGGGTCCACGCGAGCACCATCGGTCCGACGAAGAAGATGAGCGTGTCGGTGACCAGGCGCTCGTTCAGGGGGTAGCGCGTGAACTCCATCCAGAGCAGCGAGAGGACCGCGCCGAGCAGGAGCGACTTCTGGGTCCAGGTCAGTTCGGACGGGCGGACCGGAATCGAGGACAGTCGCTCGGAGAGCCACGACTTCGCGTCGTCGACCGTCCGGGCGACCGTCGAGAACACGGCGTGTTACTCGTCCGCGGTCTGGACGGCACCGCGGCCGACCACGTCACGGACGGCGTTCTCGAACTCCTGGCGCTTCTCGAAGTACGTGATGTCGATGTCCTCGAGCACCTCGGAGATGGTCTTCGGGCCTTCGGGTGTCCGGATGGTGGACTCGCCCTCGAGCGCTTCGAGGCGGCTCTTCTGGATGGGCCAGGTCAGTCGGGAGGTGACGCGGGCCAGCGGCGCGCCCTCGACGGTCTCGCCGGACCCGAGTTCGACGGCAGGTTCTGTCTCCTCTTCCTCGTCGTCAGCCATGTGCGGGGGTTTGCAATCCCCTCGATTCAACCTTTCGCTTCGCTGCCCGTTGTCTGACGTACTGTTTTGTGTCGGGGGACGTAAGGGAACGGTATGACTAGCCTCGCGGACGTGTACGAGGACAACGTCGGGGAGGTCGAGAACCTGCAGCGGTTCTACCTCGGGGTCGGGCTGTTCGTGGCCGGGGCCTTGCTGACGGTCCTCGGTATCGTCGTCGGTGCGACGGACGTGCTCGCCGGTCTCGGCGTGGACCTCTACGGGTCGAGAGAGATCGCAGGCATCCTCGGCGGGCTCGGCATCCCGGCCGTGCTCGTCGGCGTGTTCACCGTCCTGCCGGCGAGTCGGCGCATCCGGGCCGCGGCCGCCATCGGGTCGAGCGTCTGTGTCCTCGGCGTCGCCCTGTTCAGCCGCGTCTACCCCGGCGAGTGGATCGGGTCGCCCACGGCGAGCCAGGGCATGACCCTGCTCGTCGCGACGGTGTACTTCGTCGGCGTCTTCACCGCCATCGGCTGCCTGTTCAGCGCGGTCGTGACGTTCAAGACGCGCAACGACCCCGGCGGGACCGTCACCATGCAGGTGACCCGGGAGGGCGAGACGACGGTCGTCGAGGTGCCCGAGGAGAAGGTCGACGAGGTCGAGGGCCAGAAGGCCTCGGCCGCCCAGTACGGCAGCGTCGGCATGTTCGGCGCCCAGCCCGACGGGAACGTCGAGACGCAGACGAACCGGCCGGACCGGCGCGAGCAGCAGTCGTCCTCCGGGTCGTCCGACTCGTCCGGCTCGTGGTCGAACTCTTCGCCGACGCACCCGGCGATGCACTCGCCGACCAGCGACGGCGGCACGGCGGCGAACGACATCCGGTCGCCGCTCGACGAGGACGCGGAGGTCATGCGAACCGAGACGCCCCAGCCCGAGGAGAAGAACCTCGCGGACCGCTACTGCGGCAACTGTGCGCACTTCGACTACGTGCGGACGAACCGTGGTATCCAGCCGTACTGCGCCTACCACGACGCGGAGATGGACGACATGGAAGCCTGCGAGTCGTGGGAACCGAACAACTGACGACGCCGTTTCTGCTACCCCTGCGCAGCCCGCACCCGTTCTAGCGTCTCCCGCATCCGGTCCCAGTGACTGCCACGCCAGAAGCACTGCCCGCAGTCGAGACACCGCCACGTCGGCGTGTCGTCGTCGGGCGCGTACTCGGGGGTGGTTGTCTCGGGAGGGACGCGCTCGACAGGGCCGTTGCAGCGCCCGCAGTACTCGGGCTCTTCGGTCGGGTGCAGCGAGACGCCGGCCTCGAGCAGTTCGGCGAGCTGGGCCTCGGTGTCGCGCCGGCGGAGGAGAATCGCCTCGTCGGCCCGGTTCGCGAGATGGACGTCCCGCGTGACGAGGGTCCGCCCCTCCTCGGCGGCGATTGCTCGCAGCCGGTCGTCGTCCTCCTCGCCGCGGTCGAGGGCGTAGACCGTGTCGTGACCACAGAAGCGGAGGTACGTCGTCAGGCCGCCGCACATCACGTCGAGGAGGAAGCGGGACATCCGGTCAGTGCAGGAACTCCCGAACCCCGTCGGCGTCGCGAGCGTTGAGCACGTCCGCAGCCTCGGCCCAGCCGCGGCGGGCGGTGTGGACCCCGTACCGGACGTACTCGTACGTCGAGGTGCGGTGGGAGTCCGTGTTGATGGCGATGGTCGCGCCCGCGTCGATGGCGTACTTGACGGCGCTGCCCGAGAGGTCGAGGCGGTGCGGGTTGCTGTTGATCTCCAGCGCCACGTCGTGTTCGACCGCGGCCTCGGCGAGGCGCTCGGGGTCGATGTCGAGGCCGGGGCGCTGGTTGAGCAGCCGCCCCGTCGGGTGGCCGATGATGTCGACGGAGGGGTGTTGCATGGCCTCGACGAGCCGGTCGGTCCCGTCGCCGTCGAGGGCGGCGTGCGGGGAGGCGACGACCACGTCGAGTTCGTCGAGCACCTCGTCGGCCACCGAGATGCTGCCGTCGGCCGCGATGTTCGCCTCGACGCCGGTGAACACCGCGATGTCGGCGTTCTCGGCCGCCTCACGGACCGCCTCGGCCTGTTCGAGCAGTTCCTCGTCCTCGACGCCGACGCCCCCGACGACGCCGGGTCCGGTCGCGTGGTCGGAGATGCAGAGGTAGTCGTGGCCGAAGTCGGCCGCGCCGGCGATCATCTCCTCGATGGTCTCGTTCCCGTCGGACCAGTCGGTGTGGGTGTGGAGGTCGCCGCGCACGTCGTCCGCTTCCAGAAGGTCGGGCAGGTCTCCATCTGCGGCGGCCTGTATCTCGCCCCGGTCCTCGCGTAGCTCCGGCGGAATCCAGGGCAGGTCGAGTGCCGCGTACATCGACTCCTCGGTGTCGCCACCGACGCGGTCGCCGACGCGCTGGCCCGCGTCGGGGTCGTCGACCCCGGAGACGTCGAACGCCCCGTACTCGTTCAGTTTCATGTCGCGCTCGATTGCGTAGTTCCGCAGGGTGACGTTGTGGTCCTTGCTGCCGGTGAAGTACTGCAGGGCGGACCCGAACTCGGCGGGGACGACCACGCGGAGGTCGACCCGCAGGCCGTCGCTCCGGACCGCGGCCTTCTCCGAGCCGGCCTCGATGACGCTGTCGGCGTCGTCCCAGTCGGTGAAGGCGTCGACGACCGCCTCGCCGTCTTCGCTGCCGACCAGGACGTCGACGTCACCGATGGTCGCGCGCCAGCGACGGAGCGACCCCGCGACCGCGACCGAGTCCGTGGCGTCGGCCGATTCGAGGTGGGCGACGACCGAGTCGGCGACCGGGCGGGCGGTGCCCAGCAGGGCGCGCTCGCCGGCGGACTTGGCGAACTCGAGGTTGTCGAGGATGTTCTGCTCGGTCTTCGCGCCGAAGCCCTTGACGTCCTGTATCTCGCCGGCTCGCGCGGCGGATTCGAGGTCCTCCAGCGTCTCGACGCCGAGTTCGTCGTAGAGCGTGCCGACCGTCTTCGGGCCGACGCCCTCGACGCGGAGCAGGGCCGCCATGTCGACGGGGTAGCGCTCGCGCATCTCGGTCAGCTCCGCGATCTCGCCGGTCTCGGCGTACTCGACGATCTTCGCGCTGATGGCGTCGCCGACGTGGTCGAGTTCGTTCACGGCGTCCTCGCCCTCCGCGACGAGCTCGTCGAACGACCCCGGGTACTCGCGGACGCTCTCGGCCGCCCGGCGGTACGCGTTCGGTTTGTACTCGACGCCGTCGGCCTCGAGCAGGTTGGCCATCTCTTCGAGTCGGTCGGCGACGTCCTGTTGGAGTGTCATGGGTTAGCGGTCGAGTGCCTTCTTCAGGAAGTTCATCCAGCGCTTCTGGTCGGCGGCCTCCTTGGCCTGGGTCTCCCGTTCGAGGTCGGTCGGGCCGAGGTTCTCCAGTGCGTTCAGTGCCCGGTCGATGCCGATGATGGCGTTCGCGAGGTCCTCGCCCTCCTCGCGGGAGAGCGACGCCCAGTCGTCCTCGAGGCGCTGACGGCGCTGGATCCGCTCGCGTCGGAGGTTCTTCTTCGCCTCCTCGACGCGTTCTTGCTCGCCCGGCGGGACGGTGTCCCGGCGCTTGATCTCGAAGACGAACTCGCGGAGGTCGAGTTCGGTCCCCTGCACCTCGATGCGGTCTGGGATGTTCGCACCGATGGTCGCCCCCTCGCGGTCGACCTTCGCGAGGAGCTGCTTCTGCTCGTACTCTTTCACACCCCTACGTCGGTTCCGGCGGGTCAAAAACCTGCTTCTGCGGCGTGATCCGCCGGCGGTTCGCCGGTCGCGTCGCCCGCGTATCGAGTCTCGATACGGCGGTCGAACTCGGTGATACCTTTACGTCCGAACCGGTCCACGGACTGGATAGGGAACACCAGTTCCCAGGCAGCCATGTCGACCCGAAGAATCCGCACCCGGCACGCGACCCGACTCGCCCTTTCCCCGGACGAGTCCCGACGTGCCAACGTCATTCCCGCGGCCGGGACGCGTTCGTTCACGTCGACGACATGGCGGTCGGTCAGACCCTTCGACGGAAGGTGACGATATCCAATCCCGGACGATTCCACGTTCATCGGCGGGCGGTTCACAGCGCCGCCCGCCCCAACCACCCCATTCGCTGTGCTCGACACCGCTCGACACCCGAGCTGGTGCCATCGGTCGCCCCGGCGATACCCCGATAGTTACTCCCCCAGCACCCTCGATTTTAGCGGTTGCGTCCCCGTTCCCAAACTCCTTTGCGTCTGCTCTGCTTACGTCAGGTCAATGCCTGAATGCGACGAGTGCGGCGACCACACCAGTATGCCGTACACGTGCAACCGGTGTGGTGAGAAGTTCTGTGGCAAACACCGGTTGCCCGAGAAGCACGACTGCCCCGGGTTGCAGTGGAACGACCCGCAGGGCGTCTGGCAGGAGGACGAGTCCACGAGCGGTGGGAAGAGCGAGTCCGGCGGTATCGCGAGTGCTCTCCCGAACCTCGGCTTCGGTCGCGGTGGCGCACTGAGCTACTTCCGCGGGAACATGACCTACGTGTTCCTCGCGCTGATGTGGGTGACGTGGGCGACCCAGTGGTTCATCCTCCCGGGTATCACCGACATCGGCCCGAGGACCAGCCAGCTCTGGTACGACATCTTCACCCTCCAGAGCAACCACCCCGAGTACGTCTGGGCGTGGTTCACCTCCATCTTCGCACACGCGGGCGGCCTCGGCCACATCGCCGGCAACAGCATCGTGATATTCTTCTTCGGCCGTCTGGTCGAGGAGTACGTCGGGAGCCGGGACTACACGCTTATCTTCCTCGGGAGCGGTATCGTCGCCGGCCTCGGCCAGATCGGTATCGCGCTCATCCAGGGGAGCCCGACCGCCCTCTACGGGGCCTCTGGCGCGGCACTGGCGATGCTCGGCGCGCTGACCATCATCCGGCCGAACCTCACCGTCCTCATCTACTTCCTCATCCCGACGCCCATCTGGGTCATCACCGGGCTGTACGCCCTGTTGAGCGTCACCGGCATCCTCGGTGGCGGTGTCCCGCTCCCCGGCCAGGCCAACGTCGCCCACGGGGCCCACCTCGTCGGCCTCGCCATCGGCCTGCTGTACGGCCAGCACGTCAAGGGACAGGTCAGTCTCCCGCGCGAGACGCAACTGGGTGGCGGTGGCGGCCGCCGTGGTGGCGGTCGCGGCCCCTTCTGAGGGATGCGAGAGGCGTTCGTCCCCGACCCCGCGGCCTCCCGTGAGGAGATGGAGGCCCAGCAACGCCAGGTCGCCGACGCCGCGATGTTCGCCGACGACTTCGACTTCGACGCCGACAGGGTCGGCTCGGACACCGGCCCCCTCGTCGCGGGGGTCGACCAGGCGTTCCTCGACGACCGCGCCGTGAGCGCCATCGTGGTCCTCCGGGGCGACACCGTGGTCGAGAAGACCTACGCCGTGTCGCCACTGGAGATACCCTACATCCCGGGCCTGCTCTCGTTCCGCGAGGGCGGCCCCATCCTCGACGCGTTCGAGACGCTCGACACCGACCCGGACCTCGTGCTGTTCGACGGGAGCGGGCGCATCCACTTCCGGCAGGCCGGCCTCGCCACGCACATGGGCGTCATCCTCGACGTGCCGAGCATCGGCGTCGCGAAGAACCTGCTCTGTGGCACGCCACAGGGCGAGACCGAGAACCTCCCCGCCGGCGAGCGCGTCGCCATCGCCGCCGACGACCGGGTCGACGCGCCCGCCGGGACGACCATCGGCTACGCGGTCCAGACCCGGCAGTACGACTCGCCGGACCGGTCCATCAACCCGCTCTACGTCAGCCCCGGCCATCGCGTCGGCGCCGAGACCGCGGCCGACCTCGTCGCCCGGCTCGCGACCCGCTACAAGCTCCCCGAGCCGACCCGTCTCGCCGATTCCTACGCCGACGAGGCGAAACGAACCATCGACACTTAGGTACCCGGCGGGAGAACGCCGGCCCATGACAGACGACTCGGACACGGACGCCGACGACGTGGCGACCGAGACATCTCCTGGCGGCCCGGAGCCGACGCTCGAGACCGTCCTCATCACGGGCTGTTCCTCCGGAATCGGCCGCGAGACGGCGAAGGCGTTCCTCGACGAGGACTGGCAGGTGTACGCCACCGCGCGAGACACCGAGGCCATCGCGGACCTCGCGGACGCCGGGTGCAAGACGGCCGAACTCGACGTGACCGACCGCGGGCAGGTCGAGCGCGTGGTCGACCGCATCGTCGACGAACACGGCCGCATCGACTGCGTGGTCAACAACGCCGGCTTCGCGCAGATGGGCCCCGTCGAGGACGTGCCGACCGACAAGGTCCACGAGCAGTTCGACGTGAACGTCTACGGGCCACACCGGCTCATCCGGGCCGCACTCCCGCACATGCGCGAGTCCGAACGCGGCACCATCGTCAACATCTCCAGCGCGCTCGGCCGCATCACGATTCCGGGGTCGGGCATCTACTCGGCCTCGAAGTTCGCAATCGAGTCGATGAGCGACGCCCTCCGCGGCGAGGTCGACCAGTACGACGTGGACGTGGTGGTCGTCGAACCCGGCCCGGTCGAGACCGAGTTCTACGACCGCGCCGACGACGAGCTGGACGACCTGCCGCGGTCCGACGCCTACGGCGACCTCTACGAGATGTACGACGACGCCAACACCGTCAGTGGCGGCAGTCCGATGTCGGTCACACCGACGCGGGTCGCCGAGACCATCCTGAACGCGGCGAGCAGCACCAACCCGGACCCGCGCTACCCCGTGGGCGCCGCCGCGAAGTACTTCATGCTCGTCCGGTTCGTGCCGGACCGGTGGCGGGACACGGTCCTCCGGCTCGTCCGGAAGTTCGCGACGTAGCGATGCCGATCCGGAACGCGGACGCGCTCGGCCGGACCACGGTGCGCCAGACCGCGCTCGCGTGTCTCGAGGCCGGTATCGAGGCGGCGCTCCCAGAGCAGGTCGTCGCCGAGCGCGTGCGCTACGCCGACGAGACGCTGACCGTCGCCGGCGAGACGTACGACCTCGCCGGGGTCGAGCGCGTCGTCCTCGTCGGGGGCGGGAAGGGTTCGGGTCGTGTCGCCGCGGCGCTGGCCGAGACGCTCGGTGACCGACTCGACACGGGCGTCGTGGTGGACGCCGAACCGACCGACGCCGGGCCTGTATCCGTGGTCGTCGGTGACCATCCGACCCCGAGCGAACGCGGGGTCGCCGGCGCACAGCAGGTGCTCGACCTGGTGAAGACCGCCGACGAGTCGACGCTGGTGCTGGCGGTCGTCACCGGCGGGGCGAGCGCCCTCTTACCGGCACCTGCGGACGGTATCGCGCTCGACGACCTCCAGACGGTCACACGACGATTGCTCGACGCCGGCGCGAGCGTCGGCGAGCTGAACGCGGTGCGCAAGCACGTCTCCGCGCTCAAGGGCGGGCAACTGGCACGTGCCGCGGCCCCTGCGTCGGTCGTCACGCTCGCGTTCTCGGACGTGGTCGGCGACCCACCCGACGTCATCGGGAGCGGGCCGACCGTCCCCGACGAATCGACGTTCGAGGAGGCGCTGGCGGTGCTCGACCGGTACGACGTGGACGTCCCATCGGTCCGGGACCGGCTGGACCGAGGCGTCGCTGGCGAGGTGGCAGAGACGCCGAAACCGGGCGACTCGGTGTTCGATGGAACCAGCTACCACGTGCTGGCGAACGCACACACCGCGCTGGACGCG contains:
- a CDS encoding DUF302 domain-containing protein, producing MVLNIDPDQLSDDDLGKKQATLEMEHEEAIEHVREAFADAGFGTLVEFSPSEVIKEKTGSEHDPYYVLGACHPEMADRALDISKEIGGIMPCNVVVWEEAPGRQHVYHVSIMKIARLLGMAPDDETWEELVSDTGELVEQAWANVEDV
- a CDS encoding WD40/YVTN/BNR-like repeat-containing protein yields the protein MGLLIGTLDGLFHVGDGFETVERPLEERVNRLHVFGDEALAATSAGLYHSEGGWEWTKVESFAGPVHSMATTPDGDCWYVGISPAAVYVSEDGGETWTESASFQNLPSRDRWRDRAPGNDATVRTMAVHSGAPDRLAVGVEPGGVFVSVDGGATWNERCAGVHDDVHHLLALGVDEYLAATGNGLYGTDDAGRTWLRQDTDFRDFWFNYFRETVAHDGTLYAAANGWGPASPGGALFEASVDGTGREATRVPYPGEKESFVVSWAVDDDQVYAGTMRIQDGFEQHAPGQVLRREEHGWIQVGEVPAAARSLATI
- a CDS encoding Mut7-C RNAse domain-containing protein, with the protein product MSRFLLDVMCGGLTTYLRFCGHDTVYALDRGEEDDDRLRAIAAEEGRTLVTRDVHLANRADEAILLRRRDTEAQLAELLEAGVSLHPTEEPEYCGRCNGPVERVPPETTTPEYAPDDDTPTWRCLDCGQCFWRGSHWDRMRETLERVRAAQG
- a CDS encoding DUF7139 domain-containing protein encodes the protein MTSLADVYEDNVGEVENLQRFYLGVGLFVAGALLTVLGIVVGATDVLAGLGVDLYGSREIAGILGGLGIPAVLVGVFTVLPASRRIRAAAAIGSSVCVLGVALFSRVYPGEWIGSPTASQGMTLLVATVYFVGVFTAIGCLFSAVVTFKTRNDPGGTVTMQVTREGETTVVEVPEEKVDEVEGQKASAAQYGSVGMFGAQPDGNVETQTNRPDRREQQSSSGSSDSSGSWSNSSPTHPAMHSPTSDGGTAANDIRSPLDEDAEVMRTETPQPEEKNLADRYCGNCAHFDYVRTNRGIQPYCAYHDAEMDDMEACESWEPNN
- a CDS encoding CPBP family intramembrane glutamic endopeptidase; this encodes MSSIPVRPSELTWTQKSLLLGAVLSLLWMEFTRYPLNERLVTDTLIFFVGPMVLAWTHGKNIGYHVDWPAVRNTVLLAAFVLPFYVVGSSLPGIRAYYPMWGEWTTGAVALDEFAVHAAKQFMLVVAVETYYRGLLCVGVGERFGMKAALISPFVYMLHHVGKPPLEMVLSGPTDVLFGAVDYKSDSLLPSIVAHGAGLVLLDWLVLHEPLIPPETVIGWLRWLPIPL
- a CDS encoding DUF5789 family protein, with product MADDEEEETEPAVELGSGETVEGAPLARVTSRLTWPIQKSRLEALEGESTIRTPEGPKTISEVLEDIDITYFEKRQEFENAVRDVVGRGAVQTADE
- a CDS encoding rhomboid family intramembrane serine protease; this encodes MPECDECGDHTSMPYTCNRCGEKFCGKHRLPEKHDCPGLQWNDPQGVWQEDESTSGGKSESGGIASALPNLGFGRGGALSYFRGNMTYVFLALMWVTWATQWFILPGITDIGPRTSQLWYDIFTLQSNHPEYVWAWFTSIFAHAGGLGHIAGNSIVIFFFGRLVEEYVGSRDYTLIFLGSGIVAGLGQIGIALIQGSPTALYGASGAALAMLGALTIIRPNLTVLIYFLIPTPIWVITGLYALLSVTGILGGGVPLPGQANVAHGAHLVGLAIGLLYGQHVKGQVSLPRETQLGGGGGRRGGGRGPF
- a CDS encoding endonuclease V, which produces MREAFVPDPAASREEMEAQQRQVADAAMFADDFDFDADRVGSDTGPLVAGVDQAFLDDRAVSAIVVLRGDTVVEKTYAVSPLEIPYIPGLLSFREGGPILDAFETLDTDPDLVLFDGSGRIHFRQAGLATHMGVILDVPSIGVAKNLLCGTPQGETENLPAGERVAIAADDRVDAPAGTTIGYAVQTRQYDSPDRSINPLYVSPGHRVGAETAADLVARLATRYKLPEPTRLADSYADEAKRTIDT
- a CDS encoding DUF5788 family protein encodes the protein MKEYEQKQLLAKVDREGATIGANIPDRIEVQGTELDLREFVFEIKRRDTVPPGEQERVEEAKKNLRRERIQRRQRLEDDWASLSREEGEDLANAIIGIDRALNALENLGPTDLERETQAKEAADQKRWMNFLKKALDR
- the polX gene encoding DNA polymerase/3'-5' exonuclease PolX yields the protein MTLQQDVADRLEEMANLLEADGVEYKPNAYRRAAESVREYPGSFDELVAEGEDAVNELDHVGDAISAKIVEYAETGEIAELTEMRERYPVDMAALLRVEGVGPKTVGTLYDELGVETLEDLESAARAGEIQDVKGFGAKTEQNILDNLEFAKSAGERALLGTARPVADSVVAHLESADATDSVAVAGSLRRWRATIGDVDVLVGSEDGEAVVDAFTDWDDADSVIEAGSEKAAVRSDGLRVDLRVVVPAEFGSALQYFTGSKDHNVTLRNYAIERDMKLNEYGAFDVSGVDDPDAGQRVGDRVGGDTEESMYAALDLPWIPPELREDRGEIQAAADGDLPDLLEADDVRGDLHTHTDWSDGNETIEEMIAGAADFGHDYLCISDHATGPGVVGGVGVEDEELLEQAEAVREAAENADIAVFTGVEANIAADGSISVADEVLDELDVVVASPHAALDGDGTDRLVEAMQHPSVDIIGHPTGRLLNQRPGLDIDPERLAEAAVEHDVALEINSNPHRLDLSGSAVKYAIDAGATIAINTDSHRTSTYEYVRYGVHTARRGWAEAADVLNARDADGVREFLH
- the nreA gene encoding DNA repair protein NreA; translation: MRLDDYIESLEPDEDARRRQLAKEKSYAITDYLQDFQSQFEETVQGDSLFGATAPSIFVGRTNYPRVSTGLLSPVAEGDPTDFVTDGAWYQQGLGVGDVVERRTGLLNSTRRANVDVNDVWDGFVGVQREVAIAGDPVDLEIGLDGKPDLDLDVDEGIATPRGPRAKATSVDLTENPYVPRPVKKTLEDDDWQAQGAMTYLYRRGFDVYDVNRILSAGALGQGENRRLVPTRWSITAVDDTIGQFLRGQIRHAPSVDSVEVWENEFMGNRYWVVLAPGQWEFELVEMKAPGSVWNPAESGDIWMGSASEGYEGRTGYVDETAGAYYASRLGVLEHLADRGRQAKCLVLREVSDDYWAPVGVWQVRESVRNAFEGEYGEAETFHGAVRTVATHLPVSLNRLRRKSELVAGLQASLSDF